In the Streptomyces sp. NBC_00193 genome, CGCCCTGGTCCTGGACGACCTCCCGGACGCCCTTACCGTCTACCGCCCCCGCTGAGGCCCCGTCCCCCGGGGGGCTCGTCACGGCCCCGGGGCGAGACCGGGCGGGGACGGCCGCTCCGCCACCGGCGTGGAGTCCACGCCCAGGTCGGCCCGCATCACGGCCCGCATGACGTCCGCGCGCTGCGTGAGGTCGGTGAGCCGGGTGTGGATCTCCTCGAAGGAGCCGTCCGGATGCGGAGTGCCCTCCGCCAGCCGCATCGTGCGGGCGTACGCCCCCGCCATGCCCCGCGTCATGATGTCCAGCTGGGCGAGCACGGCGGCGGAAGCGATCATCTGGGCCTCCGCGAAGACGGTGTGATGGACGTTGCGGACCTCCTCCAGCGTCGCCCGCTCCTCCGGGGTCACCTGTGAGCGCTGGACGAGCCACAGGAAGGACATGAGGCCGATCCGATAGCGCCGGTACGCGGCGTTCGCCGCCGCGTAGCACTCGCGCCGCCGGGCCAGCTCCGCCACTTCCTGCTCCCGCTGCCACCGCGTGCGGTCCACCCGCTGCTCCCGCTCGAACTGCGCCGCCTGCACCCGCGCCAGCATCCGCTGCGAGAGCACCGTCGCCAGCAAAGTCCCGGCCACACCGACCACGGCCGCGCCGAGCGCGATCAGTCCGCTGTCCATACGTCCCCCCACCTCGGCCGCAGCCCCCCGGCCGCGCCCTCATCGGTGGCATCCTGCCGTGCGCTACAAGGCCTCGGGGGGCTTTCGGAGGCACCGGTCGGGTGGTCTCGGGGCCGAACGGGTTTCCCCCCGGGGATGGACGTCAGGCAAGATGGGGTGTATCTGCCCACCCATCGATCTGCCGGACGGTTTCTCTTGGCTGAGTTCATCTACACCATGCGCAAGACGCGCAAGGCGCACGGCGACAAGGTGATTCTTGATGACGTCACCCTGAACTTCCTGCCCGGCGCGAAGATCGGTGTGGTCGGCCCGAACGGTGCCGGTAAGTCCACCGTCCTCAAGATCATGGCGGGGCTGGAGCAGCCGTCCAACGGCGAGGCCTACCTGTCTCCCGGCTTCACCGTCGGCATCCTCATGCAGGAGCCCAAGCTCGACGAGTCCAAGACGGTCCTGGAGAACGTCCAGGACGGCGCGGCCGACATCATGGCCAAGCTGAAGCGCTTCAACGAGGTCGCCGAGGAAATGGCGACCGACTACACCGACGCGCTGCTGGACGAGATGGGCAAGCTCCAGGAAGTCCTGGACCACGCCAACGCCTGGGACCTCGACGCCCAGCTGGAGCAGGCCATGGACGCCCTGGGCTGCCCGCCCGGCGACTGGCCCGTCACCAACCTCTCCGGTGGCGAGAAGCGCCGCGTCGCGCTCTGCAAGCTGCTGATCGAGGCCCCGGACCTGCTCCTCCTCGACGAGCCCACCAACCACCTCGACGCCGAGTCGGTGAACTGGCTGGAGCAGCACCTTTCGCAGTACAAGGGTGCCGTCGTGGCCGTGACCCACGACCGGTACTTCCTGAACAATGTCGCCGAGTGGATCCTCGAGCTCGACCGCGGCCGCGCCCACCCGTACGAGGGCAACTACTCCACCTACCTGGAGAAGAAGGCCACCCGTCTCAAGGTCGAGGGCCGCAAGGACGAGAAGCGCCAGAAGCGCCTCAAGGAAGAGCTCGAGTGGGTGCGGTCTAACGCCAAGGGGCGCCAGACCAAGTCCAAGGCCCGCCTCGCGCGCTACGAGGAGATGGCCGCCGAGGCGGACAAGATGCGGAAGCTGGACTTCGAGGAGATCCAGATCCCGCCGGGCCCGCGTCTGGGCTCGATCGTGGTCGAGGTCAACAACCTCAACAAGGCGTTCGGCGACAAGGTCCTGGTCGACGACCTGTCCTTCACGCTGCCGCGCAACGGCATCGTGGGCATCATCGGCCCGAACGGCGCCGGCAAGACCACGCTCTTCAAGATGCTCCTGGGTCTGGAGGCGCCGGACTCCGGTTCCGTCAAGATCGGCGAGACCGTCAAGATCTCGTACGTCGACCAGAGCCGCGCCAACATCGACCCCAAGAAGTCCCTCTGGGCCGTCGTGTCGGACGAGCTGGACTACATCAACGTCGGCCAGGTCGAGATGCCGTCGCGCGCGTACGTCAGCGCCTTCGGCTTCAAGGGTCCGGACCAGCAGAAGGCCGCCGGCATCCTCTCCGGTGGTGAGCGCAACCGCCTGAACCTGGCGCTGACGCTCAAGGAGGGCGGCAACCTGCTGCTCCTCGACGAGCCCACCAACGACCTCGACGTCGAGACCCTGTCCTCGCTCGAGAACGCGCTCCTGGAGTTCCCGGGTGCGGCCGTGGTCATCTCGCACGACCGCTGGTTCCTGGACCGGGTCGCCACGCACATCCTGGCGTACGAGGGCGACTCCAAGTGGTACTGGTTCGAGGGCAACTTCGAGTCGTACGAGAAGAACAAGATCGAGCGGCTCGGCGCGGACGCCACGCGTCCGCACCGTGCCACCTACAAGAAGCTCACCCGAGGCTGAGGGCCGAGGAAACGGGCCATGGCCAGACACCACTACCGATGCCCCCTCCGCTGGGCGGACATGGATGCCTTCGGGCACGTCAACAACGTCGTCTTCCTCCGCTATCTGGAGGAGGCGCGGATCGACTTCATGTTCCGCCTCGCGCCGGGGGAGGGCAGTGAGTCCTTCACGGGCGGTTCCGTCGTGGCCCGTCACGAGATCGACTACAAGCTGCCCCTCGTGCACCGGCACGAGCCGGTGCTCATCGAGTCCTGGGTGACTCGGATAGGCGCCGCGTCCCTGACCATCCGCTACGAGGTCAAGGACGAGGCGACCGAGGACGCGCCCGAGACGGTGTACGTGCGCGCCGAGACCGTGGTCGTGCCCTACAACCTCGCCGAGGGGCGGCCCCGCCGCATCACGGCCGAGGAGAAGCTCTTCCTCCAGGAGTACCTGGACGAGCCGAAGGCACAGCCGAAGACCGGCGCTCCCGCCGGGGGCATCGCGGCATGAACGAGCAGCTGCACTTCGCCGACTCCGGGGAGGCGGCGGACCTCGCCGCCTTCCTGGGCCGGCTGGTGCACTACGACCGCGCCGCCGCCGTCCGCCTGCAGGCGCAGGCCGGCGGCGGCGCGCTCGCCGTTTTCGGGCGGCCGCCGTCCTTCGACGTCCTGGCCGTCCGTACGGTGCGGCTCGCCGCGCCCCTCTCGGCTCCGCTCGACCTGACCGTCTCGGCCGGGGAGCTGCTGGAGTCCGTAGACGAGGGCGAGTCGGCCGGCGCCGTCGTCCCCGCGGCCGTCACCGGACCGCCCTGGGCGGGCGTGCTCCCGCCCCGCGGCGGCTGGACCCCGGTGGCCGGGCTGCCCGGTCCCGAGGCGATGGCCAAGGCCCTGGCGGCCGCCGTCGCCGAGTTCCGGGCCCGCGACGAGGCCCTGCCCCCGCAGCACCGGACCCGCTCCGAGCGCGACCGCATCGGCCGCGAGATCTGGTCCCGCACGCTGGGGGACACCGAACTTCCGCTGCGCGCCGTGCACGCCGCGCAGTCCCTGGGCTTCCTGCGGCCCGTACGGTCCACCGTGCCCGCCGCACCCGCCGCACCCCCCCAGCCCGGAGCCGCCGAGCCGGTGGCCCTGTTCGCCTCGGGCGGCTGGCTGCGGCTGCGCACCCCGTACGGTTCCGTGGCCACGCGCCGCCCGGGCGGCCTCGGCACCCTGCTCGTCCGCCCGGTCTAGGCCGTCTAGCCCGCGGTGTTGATCATCGAGGCGGCGGCGTACGTCAGGTACCGCCACAGCTGCGCCTCGTGCTCCGGCGCGAGGGCGAGCTCGTCCACCGCCACCCGCATGTGGGCCAGCCACGCGTCGTGCGCGGCCGCGTCCACCTGGAACGGCGCGTGCCGCATGCGCAGGCGCGGGTGGCCGCGGTTCTCGCTGTAGGTGTTCGGGCCGCCCCAGTACTGCATCAGGAACAGCGCGAACCGCTCCTCGGCGGGACCGAGGTCCCCCTCCGGGTACATCGGGCGCAGCAGCGGGTCCTCGGCGACGCCCTGGTAGAAGCGGTGGACCAGACGGCGGAAGGTGTCCTCGCCGCCCACCAGTTCGTAGAAGGTCTGTTCCTGGACCGTGCCCCGCGGAATCTCATTCACCCGACCATCGTCTCAGACGCCCGGACGGAGGACCCCGGTCCTAGGACCTCCGCGACCCTGCCCCGTGCGACCGCAGCGCGGTCGCACCCGGGCCGCGTCCGCAGGACAGTGGAGGCATGGGCGCACATGCCGAGGTACGCGACGTACGGGAGACCGCGCACGCCGCCCAGGTGCGGGAGCTGACCGCAGCCGGGGCGCTGGAGGATCCGCGCTGGCGGGCGGCCTTCGCCGCCGTGCCCCGGCACGTGTTCGTCCCGTACTACTACACCGGCCGCGGCGCCGGCCACGAGCGCCTCTGGGCCGAGGACCCCGACCCCGAACAGCGGGCCCGCTGGCTGCGCGGGGTCTACACCGACGCCCCGCTCGCCACCCGGCTGCGCGACGGCGAACTGGTCTCCTCCAGCAGCCAGCCCTCGCTGATGGCCAAGATGCTGGAGGCCCTGGACGTGCGCGACGGGGACCACGTGCTGGAGATCGGCACGGGCACCGGCTACAACGCGGCCCTGCTCTGCCACCGGCTCGGCGACGACCTGGTCACCACCGTGGACCTGGACGAGGAGATCACCGAGTCGGCGCGCGCGCACCTGGACCGGCTCGGTTACCACCCGGCCGTCGTCACCGGCGACGGGGCGCGCGGCTGCCCCGCCCGGGCCCCCTTCGACCGGATCCTGGTGACCTGCACCATCCCGCTGATCCCGCCCGCCTGGCTGGGCCAGTGCCGGCCCGGGGCCCGGATCCTGGCCCCGCTGTCCACCGGGCTGATCGCGCTCACGGTGCGGGACGCCGCGTTCGCCGAGGGCCGCTTCCTGCACACCTCGGCCTACTTCGTGCCCCTGCGCGGGGCCACGGCCGCGCCGCCGGGCACGTACGGGATGCCGCAGGGGATCCCGTACGAGCTGGTGGAGAACGAGCGGTTCCAGTTCATGCTCGTGCTCACCTCGGGCGCCCTGCACCCGCGGGAGGCGCTGGACCTGTGGCGGCGCGAGGACCGGCCGGCGCGCGAGCGCTTCGGGGTGACGGTCGGCGACGCCGGGCAGTGGTCCTGGCTCGACGATCCCCAGGGGCCCTACGTGTGGCCGCTGGGGGAGGCCGGCCGGTCCTAGGCGGGAGCGTCACGGGCCCGAGCGTCATGGGCCCGAGCGCCATAGGTCGGCCATCGACATATGTCGGCTGCCGAGCTATGGCGCGGGTGTGAATGATCAAGCTCTTCGCGAGCCGACCCTGCTGATCCTCACGGCGATCGCCGATGCCCCGCGGCACGGATACGCGATCGCCCAGGAGGTCGAGAAGATTTCGGAAGGCCGCACCAAGATGCGCACCGGAACGCTCTACGGTGCCCTGGAGCGGCTCCTGGAACAGGAACTCATCGCCGTCCACGAGGAAGAGGTGGTCGACGGACGCAGGCGGCGCAGCTACGCGCTCGCCCCGCGCGGGCGCGAGGTCCTGGCCGCCGAGGCGGCCCGGCTCGCGCGCACCGCGCAGGAGGCGACCCGGCGGCTGGGGCTCGGCGGGGCGGGTGCCTCCCTCGGTGCCTCCTTCCGCGCCTTCTCCCGTGCCTCCGTCCGCTCCGGCCGGGCGGTGGTGGACGCGTGACCGCGCTGGTGAGGCTGTATCCCGCCGCCTACCGGCGGGAGTTCGGGGACGAGATCTCCGAGGCGTACCGGGAGGCCACCCGGGAAGCGGGCACGCCAGCCAGGGTGCGCGAGGGCATCGACGTCCTCGGGCACGCCCTGCGCATGCGCCTCGGGCTGGGCTCCGGCGGGCGCGCCGGGCGGCTGCTGGCCGCGCTGGCGCCGTTCGCCCTGATCGCGGTCGGGGCGAGCGCGCTGAGCTGGGCCGGAGTGATGCGCAACGCCCTCTTCGTCGCCGGACTAGGCGCGGTCGGCCCGGGTTTCCTCGCGCTGGTGGCGGCGTACCTGGTCACGCTGTTCGGCGTGTTCCTGGCGCTGGCCGGGTGGTGGTCGGCGGGCAGCTGGACCGCGCTGGCGGGACTGGTGGCACTGCTCGCGGCCAGTACGGTCCGGTCGGGCGTCGGCGGCGTCGGGATCTCGGTGCTCTCCACCGGGCCGATGCTCGTCCTCGCCCTGGTGGCGGTGGCGTGCCCGCCCGACCTGAGGGCGGCTCCGCGCCTGCGCACGCGGGCCGCGGTGGCCGCCGTGCTGGCGTGGACGCTGGTGCTGGCGGCCGCGGTGCTGATGGTCCCGCTGTCGTACCCGCTCACCCAGCTGCGCTTCGTCGTGCCGGTGGCCGCCGGACTGCTGCTGGCCGGACGCCCCGCGTTCGCCCGGCTGCGCACCGCGCCGGCCGTCCTCCTCGCGGGACTGCCGTTCGTGTACTTCGGCGTCATGCCCGGGACCCTGCTCCCGCTCGGGACGGCCGTTCTGCTGGTCACCGCCGTTGCGGTGAGCGTGCGGCGCCGACGGGGCCTGCGGGACCCGCTGGTGGGCGGCTGAGGAGCACCCTGAACACGACGAAGGCCTCCGGTGGTACCGGAGGCCTTCGTCGTGTTCAGGGTGCCGTCGTCAGGGCTCCGAGGAGCTCAGCCGCGCCGGACGGTGATCGTGGTCCAGGCGCCGACGTGGACGCGGTCACCGTCGGCGAGCGGAACCGGCACGTAGGGCTGGATCGACTCCTCGCCGCCGTTGATCGTGGTGCCGTTGGTGGAGTTCTGGTCCACCACGGCCCAGCTGCCGTCCGGCTGCTGGACGAGCACCGCGTGCTGGTGCGAGACGCCCGGGTCCTCCGGGGGCACCGAGAGGTCGATGTCGGGGGACTCGCCCGTCGAGGCGCGGCGGCGGCCGATGGTGATCTGGCCGCCGGCCAGCGGCAGGTGCTGCTCGGGGGAGTACGCGGGCAGGTCGAGCCCGGCCGCCTCGGGGCCGCTGCGCTGCATCATCGCCATGAAGTACGTGCGGTCCGGACCGATGGTCGCGGTCCAGGCCCCGCCGCCCTGGGGCTGGTAGGGCTGCTGCTGGTAGGGCGGGTGGGCCTGCGGCGCCTGGTGCGGCTGCTGGTGCTGCGGCTGCGGCTGCTGGTGGTGCGGGGGCGACTGGGGCGGCTGGTACTGGCCGGTCCGGGAGGGCTGCTGCAGGTACGGCGGCGGAGGCTGCTGCGCCTGCGGCGGCTGGTGCTGCTGCGGTGCCTGGTGCTGCTGCGGGGGCGGCGGAGGCTGCTGCTGGTACGGCGGCTGCTGGAAGTCCTGGCGCGCCGGAGGCGGCAGCATCCAGTCGTCCTCGCGCTGCAGCGGCTCGGCCGGGCGGTTGACCCGGGAGGGCCGCGAGCCCTGGTAGTCGAAGTGGTCCTGGGAGTACGCCGGCGGGGCCGCGGGCGCGCCCGGGGAAGGGGGCTGCGGCGGCGGGGGCATGTCCGGGGAGAGCGGTGCGTACGAGGTCGCCGTACGGGTCAGGAAGTTGTACCGGCACTCCTCGCAGAACGGGGCCATGGCCTCGCGCGGGGTCCGGCACTGCGGGCAGAGCTCGGCCTGTGCCGTCGGCTCGCCGGTCGGAGGGTAGCCGTAGCCGTAGGAGGGCGCCCCGGGGGTGCCCGTAGGGGCGGCCATGCGGTGGCCGCAGACCTCGCACCAGTCGTCGGAGGCGGACTGGTGCCCGTTCGGGCAGGTCGGCATCGCGGCGCTTCCTCCTTCTTCCTGCGTCAACGAGGCAGGGTCTGCTTCTGCTGCTTCTTCTGTGCGGCGGATCGGCGGCTGATCGGCGTCTGGTTCGCGTCGGATCAGAGCGTCAAGCTTTACGTCAAGATTTTCGCACTCGAACGGTTTGAGTGGAACGCGTTTCTAGTGTCATCTCGTCCGCGTCGGCGACCTTTGCCTTCAGTCGCACAGTACCCGCCGCCGCATCGACGACATCCACCACCTTCGCGAGCAGCTTGGCGGTGTCGGCGTTGCCCGAGGAGCTCGCCAGCTGCACGGCCCGGCCGAGCTTGGCCGTGGCGCCGCCGACGTCCCCCAGTTTGCGGGCCTCCAGACCCTGCTGGATGGCCTGCGCGAGTTCCGCCTGTCCGGTGTAGTGGGCCACCTGGGGGTTGATCGCGGTGGACGCGGCGAGATCGTCCGTCCAGACGGCGCGGACCAGGCCCTGGGCGAGAACGGCCGGGTCCTCGCCGGGAGCCCCCGGCATGACGAGGGCGGCGCGGGCGGCGAGCATCTCCTGGCCGACGGCCGCGCCCGGGACCCGTACGCACACGTGGTACTCGCGGGACTCGTCGCCCCAGGAACCCGTCGGATAGTCCCCGGCGCGCGGGGACGCCTCCGTGCGGCGGCCGGTCAGGTCCTGCACGGCGGGGGCGACCTGCTTGACGTACAGGATCTCCGCGCCGACCGGGGTCCACAGGCGCAGTGAGACGTCCGCCACTTCCTTGCCCATGACGTTTTCCATCATGTGCGTGAAGTCGGCGCTCAGCCGGGCCGGATCGGCCACGATGTCGGCGGTGCCGAGCAGCGCGCTCGCGATGCCGGTGACCTCCTTGACCTCCCAGTCGGTTCCCACGCCGCGGGCGTCACAGGTGAAACGGCCCGCGCAGGCGTCGAGCGTGGCCCGGAGCACGGCCGGGTCCTCGTGCTCGTTGCGGCCGTCGGTGAGCAGGATCCCGTGCCGGATCGCCGCCGTGGACCCGTGCAGCAGGCCGTCTGCGAGGCGCAGCCAGGTGCCGATGGCGGTACCGCCGCCGGAGGTGAGGCCGCGCAGGGCCTCCTTGGCCTGCGCGCGGGTGGTCGCGTCGGCGATGGCGAGGAGGCCCCGGCGGGGGAAGACCTCCTTGGCCCCGTGGGTACCGGCGATCACGGCGAAGGCGGTGCCGTCGCGGAGGGTGTCGACGGCGGCGGCCGTCGCCTCGCGCGCACCGCGCATCTTGTCGGGCGGGTACTCCATGGAACCGGAGCAGTCGACCATGATCACCACGGCGGCGCCGCCCAGGGCGACGGCCGTCCGGGTGGCCGTGGCCCCGCCGGTGGAGGTGACCGTGACGATCGCGTGGACGTCGCGGGCGCCCTCGGCGAGGAACTCGTTCTGGTACACCTCCACGCTGAAGCGGGGGGCGCTCGGCTTGGCGAAGTTCGCCATCGGTCGCTACTCCTCGAGGACGGGGATCAGCCCTGGGGCTGCGGGGCGGCGGGGCCTGCGGGCGCGGGCGGCGGGGTGGACGGGGCTGCCGGGGTCGCCGCGAAGGGGACGACGGCCACGGTGACGTTGTCGTGCCCGCCGCCGTCGAGGGCGTGCCCCACCAGGACCTGCGCACTGTGCAGGGGCCGGACGGCGGCGTCCTGCGGGAGGACCTGGGCCATGTCGCGCGCGGACTCGGCGTAGTTCCACAGTCCGTCGGTGCAGACCACGACCACGCCGTCGTGGTCGGGCTTGAAGGTGGCGGTGTGCGGTTCCAGCTCGTACGCGTCGGCCCCGAGCCAGCCGGTGATGGCGTGCGCGCGGACGTCGGCGTAGGCCTCGGCCTCGCCCATCAGGCCCGCCGCGACCATCTGGGCGGCCCAGGAGTCGTCCTCCGTGAGGCGGCGGGGCAGGGCGGCGCGGTCGTCGGGGACCCAGTACGCACGGCTGTCGCCGACCCAGCCGATGGTCAGCAGGCCGCGGCTGACCACGGCGCCGACCAGGGTGCAGGCGGGGGCGTTCTGGGCGCCCGGCACCTCGGGGGCGAGGGCGTTCACGGCGGCGGCCGCCGCCAGGATCGCCTCGTGCATGGCCTCCTGCGGGTGGGCGCCGCGAGGGAGGGCGTCGAGCAGCGCCTCGTTGGCGGCTCCGGCGGCCGCCGCGGAGGCCTCGTCGGGGCGGCTGGCGGAGGAGACGCCGTCGCAGACGATGGCCACGGTGGCGGCGGAGCCGTCGGGCAGCGCGGTGGCCGCGACGGCGAAGGAGTCCTCGTTGCGGTGGTGGCGCAGCCCGCGGTCACTGACGGCGGCGACGCTCCCGAGCTCCTCTTCGAGGTGGTCCCGCTCCCGGGGCTGCGCGTGACCACAGTGCTCGCAGTACCCGTCGGTGTCCACCCGCCCGGCCCGGCAGGCCACACAGGTCTTCCCGCCGCCGTCCGCCTGCGGGGCGGGCCCCTGCTCGGCGGGACCGCCACCGTACGGGGCTTCGCCGCCGGGGGCGTACCCCTGCGAGGAGGGGCTGCCGTACGGGGCTTCGTGCGTCGGGCCGGGGCCCTGGGGGTCGGCGCCGTGCGGGGCCGGGGCGTGCCCGCCGGTCGCGGAGCCGTACGGGGGCTCGCCGCCGGGGTGCTGCCCCTGCGCGGAGGGGGCGCCGTACGGGGCTTCGCCGCCGGGGTGCTGCCCCGGCTGGGCGGGGTGGTCGTAGTGGGAGGCGTGCTCGCCGGGGCCCGGGGTGCCGTACGCGTCGTGGCCGTCGTGGCCGCCGTACGCGGCTCCGCCCGCGGAACCCGTGCCCTGCGTGCTCGCTCCGTAGGGGGCGGTGTCCGCGGGGTGCCCGCCCTGAGGGGGCTCGCCGTAGGGGCCCTCCGGGGCCGGAGGCGTGCCGTGGGGGTCGGCCAGGGGGCCGGGGTCGGACCAGCCGGTGGAGCCCGACACCAGGGTGGGGGCGGCGGTGGAGACGCTGCCCCAGCCGGGCGCGGCCCCGCCGGCGTACCCGGGGGCCGCCGGTTCGGGGTAGCCGCCGGAGTACTGGGGTGCGAGGTCCTCGTCGGACGACGGGAGCCCGCGCGCGGCCGGGATCCCACCCGGCGGGGTGGTGCCCGCGTGAGCAGCCGCAGCCTGATCCGCCCCTGCCGGGGCCGGGGCCGGGGCGGGGGCAGGCGGGGCCGCGTGCCTCGCGGCCGCCGGGAACGCCGGCGCAGCCGCGCCCGCCGCGGGCGGGGCGTCCGGAGCCGCCGGGGGTGCGTACGCCGAGCCCGCCGGGAACGCCGGCGCGGCCGGGGGCGTGCCCAGCGGTGGGGTCGTTCGTTGCGGGGGGCCGGGCTCCGTGGGGGCCGGGGTGGTGAGGGCGTAGCCGCAGAGGCCGCAGAAACGGTCACCCTCCTCCAGCGGTTCCGCGCAGCTGGGGCAGCCCGACAGCCGATGCATCGACATCAATCACACCCACGTCCGGGGACGGAAACGGTTTGCCCGCTCCACCAGTTCGATCCTCTCCTCGCCCCGCTGCGCCAGCCGAGCCAGCACGCGGAACGAGCGCTCCAGGCCGAAGCGCAGCCCCCGCTCGTCCAGTTGGCAGCCGAGGAGCGAGGCAGGGCCGGGGTCGGAACCCCGGCTACCCGACAGTACCCAGTCCAGCGCCGAGCCCAGAACTTCCGCCCTGAGCCGCTCGTGGCGCACCGAGTCCAGGCCGAACCGCCCCAGGGCTTCCACCTGCGCCGCGGCCGCCGTCAGATCGGGAAGCAGCGCCTCCTGGGGAGACCGGTCGCGCAGGCGTGCCCGTACGGCCGCCACCCGCGCGGCGGTGTGGTGGATCGAGGCCTCCGGTACGGATTCCAGCGTGCGCACGGCTCCGGCCCGGTCCCCGGTGGCCAGTTGCACCCGGGCCAGCCCGAACGCCGCCCCGACGAACCCCGGATCCGTGGCCCACACCAGCCGGTAGTACTCGGCGGCGTTGTCCAGCTGCCCCAGCACCTCCGCGCACAGCCCCAGCGCCAGCTTCGGCGCCGGCTCGCCCGGGAAGGCGTCGTAGACGGCGTCGAAGGACAGGGCCGCCGTCTCGTCCTCCCCGACGGCCAGCGAGGAGATGCCGCGGGCCCACACCACGCGCCAGTCGTCGGGGTGCTGCGCCTCCAGCCGGGCCAGTGCGTCGGCGACGAGCGGCGCGTCGGCGCCGCCCAGTTCGAGCCGGGCCCGCAGCTCCCGCAGCCGCAGCTCCGCGGACTCGGCGGGCGCCGAGCCGAGTGCGGTCAGCAGGTCGGCCGGCGCGGAGGCCAGCAGGCCCGCCAGGAAGCCGGCGTTGGGGTCCCCGGCGTCGACCAGCGGCACGGGCAGCGCCAGCGCGGCCTCGCGGGTGTCCAGCGTGGACGGCTCCGGCCGCCGCGCGGCGGTGATCCCGACGGGCGGCAGCGGTGCGGCCGCCGGCTCCCGGCGCGGGGCCGGCACGCCGGGACCGGCGGCCCGGTGCGTCGCCGTGGTGACCAGCCCGGTCGTGCCGTACCCCGTGATCGGCGACGTCGAAGGAGGAGCGGCGGGAGCCCCCGCGGACACGGCGGCGCCGGGAAGCGGGGTGGGAACCGGCGCCGGCGCGGGGACGGCGGCCGGAGCCTGGCCCCGGCCCTTCCGCCACCGCTTCACGGGCCGCTCGCCCAGCCGGGACACGTGGCCGCCGGCCTTGTCGTCGGTGAACAGCCGGTCGTCCGGCACCCGCAGCTCGGGGCCGAAGAGGGTGGAGACCTGCGGCCTCGGGCGGCCGGTCTGGAGCGCGACGACCTCCCGCAGCACCCCCGTCAGCTGGTCCGCCATCTCCTGCGCGGACGCGAACCGCCGTCCGGGATCCGGGTCGGTGGCCCGTACCAGCAGCCGGTAGAAGGACTCGTACCGCCCGAACACCTCGATGTGCTGCGGGTCCGGCAGCGAGTCCACGAACACGTTCGTGTAGCCCTGGAAGTCGAAGGTCAGCACGGCCAGCGTGCGCGCCACGGTGTACAGGTCGGAGGCGACCGAAGGACCGACCTCCGCCACCTCCGGCGCCTGGTAGCCGACGGTGCCGTAGATGGCCGACTCCTCGTCGTCCATCCGCCGGACCGCGCCCATGTCGATCAGCTTCAGCTGGTCGGCCTGCTGGATGGCGTTGTCGACCTTGAAGTCGCAGTAGAGGAGGTTCCTCGTGTGCAGGTGGCCGAGCGCCTCCAGCGCCTCGATGCCGTACGCGCACGCCTGCTCGACCGGCAGCGGGTCGCGGCGGCCGTCCGGCCTGCGCCGCTCGTTGGCGATCTCCTTGAGGGACTTGCCGCCGACGTACTCCATGACGATGTACCCGTCCAGCGAACCGGTCCGCTGGTCCAGGTGCTCCACGAAGTTGTAGATCCGCACGATGTTGGAGTGCTCGATCTCCGCGAGGAAGCGCCGCTCCGAGATCGCGGCCGCCATCGCGTCCTGGTCCCCGGTGTCCAGCAGGCCCTTGAGCACCACCCACCGGTCCGACACGGCCCGGTCCACCGCGAGGTAGACCCAGCCCAGCCCGCCGTGCGCGAGGCAGCCCGCGACCTCGTACTGGCCGTGGACGAGGTCGCCCCCGCGCAGCTTGGGCACGAAGGAGTACGGGTGACCGCACTTGGTACAGAAACCTTCCGTCCGGCCCGGCCGCTCCCCGCGGGCCCGCCCGACCGGCGCCCCGCAGTCCGACCGCGAGCAGAACCGCTTGCGCTCCGGGACCTCCGGGTTCTCCAGCACCGCCGCCGAAGGATCCGGACGAGGCACCTCCGGTACGTTGACCAGCCCGGCGCCCAGGCGGCTGCGGCCCGACCCCGAGGCGGCCGAACCCGAACTGCGCACCGACACCGACCGGGTGGACGCGGCTCCCGAGAGGGCGCGCGAGAGCCGTCCCGACACGGAGCGCCGGGAGGAGGACGACCGCGACGA is a window encoding:
- a CDS encoding VWA domain-containing protein, translating into MANFAKPSAPRFSVEVYQNEFLAEGARDVHAIVTVTSTGGATATRTAVALGGAAVVIMVDCSGSMEYPPDKMRGAREATAAAVDTLRDGTAFAVIAGTHGAKEVFPRRGLLAIADATTRAQAKEALRGLTSGGGTAIGTWLRLADGLLHGSTAAIRHGILLTDGRNEHEDPAVLRATLDACAGRFTCDARGVGTDWEVKEVTGIASALLGTADIVADPARLSADFTHMMENVMGKEVADVSLRLWTPVGAEILYVKQVAPAVQDLTGRRTEASPRAGDYPTGSWGDESREYHVCVRVPGAAVGQEMLAARAALVMPGAPGEDPAVLAQGLVRAVWTDDLAASTAINPQVAHYTGQAELAQAIQQGLEARKLGDVGGATAKLGRAVQLASSSGNADTAKLLAKVVDVVDAAAGTVRLKAKVADADEMTLETRSTQTVRVRKS
- a CDS encoding protein phosphatase 2C domain-containing protein, producing MSGSTGWSDPGPLADPHGTPPAPEGPYGEPPQGGHPADTAPYGASTQGTGSAGGAAYGGHDGHDAYGTPGPGEHASHYDHPAQPGQHPGGEAPYGAPSAQGQHPGGEPPYGSATGGHAPAPHGADPQGPGPTHEAPYGSPSSQGYAPGGEAPYGGGPAEQGPAPQADGGGKTCVACRAGRVDTDGYCEHCGHAQPRERDHLEEELGSVAAVSDRGLRHHRNEDSFAVAATALPDGSAATVAIVCDGVSSASRPDEASAAAAGAANEALLDALPRGAHPQEAMHEAILAAAAAVNALAPEVPGAQNAPACTLVGAVVSRGLLTIGWVGDSRAYWVPDDRAALPRRLTEDDSWAAQMVAAGLMGEAEAYADVRAHAITGWLGADAYELEPHTATFKPDHDGVVVVCTDGLWNYAESARDMAQVLPQDAAVRPLHSAQVLVGHALDGGGHDNVTVAVVPFAATPAAPSTPPPAPAGPAAPQPQG
- a CDS encoding serine/threonine-protein kinase; translation: MRPGCPGTYEDMGGGEVYCGTCGLAPTGAVAAGAEELVSVPTAMTSAARHGDSQGSQGSHGSGRSSSSSSRASRSSRSSSSRRSVSGRLSRALSGAASTRSVSVRSSGSAASGSGRSRLGAGLVNVPEVPRPDPSAAVLENPEVPERKRFCSRSDCGAPVGRARGERPGRTEGFCTKCGHPYSFVPKLRGGDLVHGQYEVAGCLAHGGLGWVYLAVDRAVSDRWVVLKGLLDTGDQDAMAAAISERRFLAEIEHSNIVRIYNFVEHLDQRTGSLDGYIVMEYVGGKSLKEIANERRRPDGRRDPLPVEQACAYGIEALEALGHLHTRNLLYCDFKVDNAIQQADQLKLIDMGAVRRMDDEESAIYGTVGYQAPEVAEVGPSVASDLYTVARTLAVLTFDFQGYTNVFVDSLPDPQHIEVFGRYESFYRLLVRATDPDPGRRFASAQEMADQLTGVLREVVALQTGRPRPQVSTLFGPELRVPDDRLFTDDKAGGHVSRLGERPVKRWRKGRGQAPAAVPAPAPVPTPLPGAAVSAGAPAAPPSTSPITGYGTTGLVTTATHRAAGPGVPAPRREPAAAPLPPVGITAARRPEPSTLDTREAALALPVPLVDAGDPNAGFLAGLLASAPADLLTALGSAPAESAELRLRELRARLELGGADAPLVADALARLEAQHPDDWRVVWARGISSLAVGEDETAALSFDAVYDAFPGEPAPKLALGLCAEVLGQLDNAAEYYRLVWATDPGFVGAAFGLARVQLATGDRAGAVRTLESVPEASIHHTAARVAAVRARLRDRSPQEALLPDLTAAAAQVEALGRFGLDSVRHERLRAEVLGSALDWVLSGSRGSDPGPASLLGCQLDERGLRFGLERSFRVLARLAQRGEERIELVERANRFRPRTWV